A region from the Dinoroseobacter shibae DFL 12 = DSM 16493 genome encodes:
- the uraH gene encoding hydroxyisourate hydrolase, which yields MAQDTGYLTTHVLDTARGVPAAGMHIVLYRLDGTMREVVAAKHTNSDGRTDGPILPQAEFRTGVFELLFHAGDYLRDTGQAGAEPLFLDEIPIRFGMSDPGAHYHVPLLLSPFSFSTYRGS from the coding sequence ATGGCGCAAGACACAGGTTATCTGACCACCCATGTGCTCGACACCGCGCGGGGCGTGCCGGCGGCGGGGATGCATATCGTGCTCTACCGGCTGGACGGGACCATGCGCGAGGTGGTCGCCGCCAAGCACACCAATAGCGACGGGCGCACCGATGGCCCGATCCTGCCCCAAGCTGAGTTCCGCACCGGCGTGTTCGAGCTGCTGTTTCATGCGGGCGACTACCTGCGCGACACCGGGCAGGCGGGGGCGGAGCCGCTGTTTCTCGACGAGATCCCGATCCGCTTCGGGATGAGCGATCCGGGGGCGCATTACCATGTGCCGCTGCTGCTCTCGCCCTTCTCGTTCTCCACCTATCGCGGCAGCTGA
- a CDS encoding type I glyceraldehyde-3-phosphate dehydrogenase, translating to MRQYNVIINGFGRIGRSVLRAWLRGGWPGLQIVGVNDIAPLETCAYLFEYDSVFGPWRGEVGMEAGALVVDGRRIPFSTVANLRDRDLSGVDLVMECTGRGSDRAFAERALEAGAARVLVSGPSLQADWTLVLGANDAELGRGHRIVSNASCTTNAVAPLVNLLDRAFGIETGHMTTVHCYTGSQPTVDMPMDTPVRSRAAALSMVPTTTSAQALTDLVLPGLAGRIQGAAVRVPVASVSAVDLSVMLRARPGVAAVNAALEKAAGGIIGVTGKPLVSSDLRQRPESVIMATRETQVSAGGMVRVFGWYDNEWGFANRMLDVAIRMSKF from the coding sequence ATGCGACAGTACAATGTGATCATCAACGGGTTCGGTCGGATCGGCCGATCCGTCCTGCGGGCCTGGCTCCGCGGTGGCTGGCCCGGGCTGCAGATCGTGGGCGTGAACGATATCGCGCCGCTGGAGACCTGCGCCTATCTCTTCGAATACGACAGCGTGTTCGGCCCCTGGCGGGGCGAGGTGGGCATGGAGGCCGGGGCGCTGGTGGTCGACGGGCGGCGGATCCCGTTCTCGACCGTGGCGAACCTGCGGGACCGGGACCTGTCGGGGGTCGACCTGGTGATGGAGTGCACCGGGCGCGGCTCGGACCGGGCCTTTGCCGAGCGGGCGCTGGAGGCGGGGGCGGCGCGCGTGCTGGTCTCGGGGCCGTCGCTGCAGGCGGACTGGACCCTGGTGCTGGGCGCCAATGACGCGGAGCTGGGGCGCGGGCACCGGATCGTGTCGAACGCGTCCTGTACGACCAATGCGGTCGCGCCGTTGGTGAACCTGCTGGACCGCGCGTTCGGGATCGAGACCGGGCACATGACCACGGTGCATTGCTATACCGGCAGCCAGCCCACGGTGGACATGCCGATGGACACCCCGGTGCGCAGTCGGGCGGCGGCCCTGTCCATGGTGCCCACGACCACGAGCGCCCAGGCGCTGACCGACCTGGTGCTGCCGGGGCTGGCGGGGCGGATCCAGGGGGCGGCGGTCCGGGTGCCGGTGGCGTCGGTCTCGGCGGTGGATCTGAGCGTGATGCTGCGCGCGCGGCCCGGGGTGGCGGCGGTGAACGCGGCGCTGGAGAAGGCCGCGGGCGGGATCATCGGGGTGACGGGCAAGCCGCTGGTGTCGTCGGACCTGCGCCAGCGGCCCGAGAGCGTGATCATGGCGACGCGGGAGACCCAGGTGAGCGCCGGCGGGATGGTGCGGGTGTTCGGCTGGTACGACAACGAATGGGGCTTCGCGAACCGGATGCTCGACGTGGCCATCCGGATGTCGAAGTTCTGA